AACAAGGCTTTAAAGGAACTTTCCTGATCGAACCCAAACCAATGGAGCCTACGAAACATCAGTATGATTATGACTCTGAAACAGTAATTGGGTTCCTGAGACATTACGGATTAGACAAAGATTTCAAACTGAATATTGAGGTTAATCATGCTACATTGGCGGGCCATACGTTCGAACATGAACTTCAGGTTGCTGTTGATGCAGGGCTTTTAGGAAGTATTGATGCGAACAGAGGCGACTATCAGAACGGCTGGGATACGGATCAGTTCCCGTTAGATTATTATGACATGGTTCAGGCATGGCTTGTACTGCTTCCGTCAGGAGGTCTGGGAACCGGAGGCGTAAACTTTGATGCCAAAATCAGAAGAAATTCTATTGATGCTGAAGATTTATTCATTTCTCATATTTCAGGAATGGATGTTTTTGCCAAAGGTCTTCTTGCGGCAGCAGATATCCTTGAAAATTCAGATTACAAAAAGCTAAAAACAGACCGCTACGCCTCTTTTGATAAAGGAAATGGAAAAGCATTCGAGGAGGGTACGCTTACACTGGAAGATCTTCAGAGAATCGCTCACGAAATCGGCGAACCACAGCCAAAAAGCGGAAAACAGGAATTGTTTGAAGCCATCGTGAATATGTATATATAATAAAAAAATAAAAGGCTTATAAACACTAAGGATTTTTATACACTATAATTATTAAACAGCCTTTTATTCAACAACTAATACTAAAATAATAATTATGAACCGATTTTATTTCAATAAAAGCAATAGAGCGGCACTATTTTTTGCAATGACTTTATTGCCTTCCGGCATAGCATATTCACAGGTTAAGAAAGATACAGTAGCTAAAGAAAATAAAATAGATGAAGTTGTTGTAATAGGATATGGAACTCAGAGAAAAGAAGCCGTAACAGGTTCTGTAGCCACTGTAAAAGGAGATGCCCTGCGTGAAGTACCTTCTGCCAACATTACTCAGGCATTACAGGGAAGAACGGCAGGTGTAGATATCTCACAAACCTCTACAAAACCAGGGGCTGCTATGCAGATCCGTATCAGGGGAACAAGATCTCTGACAGGAGATAACAACCCGTTGATTGTATTGGATGGTATTCCTTTTGTGGGATCACTGGGAGATATAAGCTCAAGTGATATCAAAAGTATTGATATTCTGAAAGATGCTTCTGCTACAGCGATCTACGGGTCCAGAGGGGCAAATGGTGTGATTCTCGTTACGACAAACAGAGGTGCAAAAGGGCAGAGACCCAAATTTAGTTACAATACGTTTACAGGAGTTCAGACTTTGTTTTCAAAATATCCAATGATGGATGGTCCTAAGTTTGCGCAGCTGCGTTCTTATGCAATTCCTGCAGGAAATACAACGCCTTTATATTCAAACGGGGTTGATGAAAATAACAGTGTTAATACAGACTGGCAAAGCCTGTACTATAAGCCTGCCATGATGACCAGCCATGATATTGGTGTTTCAGGCGGAACAGAAGGAGGAAACTATAATGTAGGTCTATCATACTTCAAGCAAAATGCGTTAATTCCTGTCCAAAGTTATGAAAGATTTGCCCTGCGAATGGCCATTGACCAGCAGGTAGGATCCATCTTTAAATTCGGTTTTACGACCAATACAAACTATTCGATTTCGGAAGGGAATGGGGTAAATCCGGGAGCAGTTCTGGGATATTCTCCCATTGCCAATCCTTACAATCCGGATGGAAGCCCGAAGAGAGTAATGAGTACAGCAGGTGGCATTGATCAGACATGGATTTATACCAGAAGAAATTTAGAGAGCCTGGCGGATAAATATATTGATGAAACCAAATCTTTTGCATCCTATAACAATCTTTACGGGGAGGCAAGTTTACCAATTAAAGGATTAAAATACAGGTTAAATGTAGGATTGGATTTCCGTACTTCAAACAGTGGAAATTACACCGGTGTAGGAGTCTTTAATACGAATCCTCTGGGGCCCTCAGCGGCAGGAAAAGGGAACAACCAGACCTATCACTGGGTATTGGAGAACCTTTTAACTTACGACCGCACATTTGGTAAGCATAAGGTTAATGCCGTAGCGTTATATTCCGCAGAAGAAAATAAGTATACAAGCTCATACATGAGTGCAAAGAATGTCCCTGCAGATTTTTTCCAGTATTATAACTTAGGACAGTCGCCTCAGGCTGATATTACCGTAAGACCTGAAGACCAGGTTTATTGGAAAACAGGCCTGCTTTCAGCCATGGGAAGAATTATGTATACTTATGATAACAAGTATATGCTTACAGCAACACTTCGTGCAGATGGATCTTCCAGGCTGGCTCCAGGAAACAAATGGCATACCTATCCCGCACTATCATTAGGATGGAATGTTACCAACGAATCTTTCATGCAGAATATCAAAGTGATTAATCTCCTTAAATTCAGAGCCGGCTGGGGACAGACTTCCAATCAGGCAGTAGATCCATACTCTACCATGGGAAGATTTAATGTAGCTCCTTATAATTATGGAAGTGCAGGAAGTACAGGGATCTATGGAAATCAACCACCCAACCCGAACTTAGGATGGGAATATTCAAAAACGCAAAACTACGGAGTAGATTTCGGAATATTGAACAACCGCCTTACAGGAAGTGTGGAATATTACAAAACCCATACATATGACCTGTTGACACAGAAAAGCCTTCCGGCAACAAGCGGCTGGACATCAATTGTTTCCAATGTAGCGGAAACAGAAAATAAAGGGCTGGAAGTTTCTTTAAACGGAATTATTTTTGATAATCCGGACGGGTTTACATGGGAGGCTGGAGTTAATTTTTATACCAATAAAAACAAAATCTTATCCCTTGCATCCGGAACACCACGTGATGTCAATAACTTATGGTTTGTAGGACATAATATTAATTCATTATATGATTATCAGTATATCGGTCTTTGGCAGGCTGGTGACCCTTATCAGAATATTCTGGAGCCGGGAACTGCTGCAGATGTTACAGGATCTATTAAAGTGCTTTACACCGGAGGTTATAATGCTGACGGAACGCCGGTAAGAGCAATAGGACCGGACGACAGACAGATCTTTGATACAGCACCGAAATTCCAGGGAGGATTTAATATGCGCTTTGCTTACAAGAATTTTGAACTGAGCACAGTAGGAGCTTTCCAGCATGGCGGAATTCTGGTAAGTACCATTTATGGATCTGCAAGTTACCTTAACAGATTAACAGGAAGAGGAAATAATGTGGATGTAGATTATTGGACAGAAGATAATACTGGAGCCTATTTTCCTCGTCCAGGACGTCATTTGAGTGGAGATAATCCGAAATATTCTTCTACGTTGGCAATGTTTGATGCTTCTTATCTTAAGCTTCGCACCATTACCTTAGGCTATAATGTTAATAAAGATTTTTTAAAGGATTTAAAAATCACCAGCTTAAGAATTTACTTTACTGTAACCAATCCTGTAGTATTATTCTCTCCTTATCACAAATTCTCAGGAATGGATCCGGAACCAAACTCTTTTGGAAATGAAAACCAGGCAGTAAGCGGATATCAAAACCGCCAGCTTGTTATTGGAACCAATAACCCTTCTACAAGAAATTACTTAATGGGACTAAACTTAACCTTTTAAAACTGTACTGTCATGATAAATTTTAACAAAAAACTGCTATTAGGAGCAATCTTTTTATCCTTAACATTTACAGGATGTAACGAAATTCTTGATGAGCAGCCAAGAGCAATATATACAGCTGATTATTTTAATACACCAGATGGAGTTAATCAGGGATTTACAGCTTTATACAGACAGCTGAGATTATTGTACGGTAATGGATACTTTATGAGTAACTGTCAGAATGGAACTGACGAATCTACATGGGCACAAAGTGCTGATGGTAACTTTAAAGAGCTCGATATGTCCGGAAATGGTATTATTAATTCCAATACGTTTCCTACAAGCATGGTTTGGAATTCAGTCTTCCCATATATCAATACTGCCAACGGAATTATTGAAAAAGGGCCCGGTTTCGGAATCGCAGAATCTATGATTTCTGAAGCCCGTTTCTTCCGTGGATTTTACTATTTCATGCTGGTGCAGACCTATGGAGGAGTTCCTCTGGATTTAGGTGCAGGAGAATTGAAATATAACACTCTGCCATCCACAACTTCTGCAAGAAGTACTGTTCCGGAAGTCTATACAAAAACAGTTTTTGCTGACCTTAAAAAAGCTATTGAGAATCTGCCTGCCTCACCAAGGGTAACAGGAGGTGTGACCAAAAATGTAGCAAGACTTATGCTTGCCAAAGCTTATCTTACCTATGGATGGTGGCTGCAGAATCCCAACAATATTCCAACTTATCCCGAAGCGACAAGAAATGATCCTGACGGGCACAATGCCCAGTGGTATTTTCAGCAGGCTTATGATATTGCAATGGAAGGAATCAACAATCCCGGACCTTATGCGCTTCAGCCTACTTTCTATGATGTCAATGTAGGTTCAAATGACAGAAATACTGAATCTATGCTCTATGCAGACCATACGCAGTCAAGCACATACTATAATGAAAGTGACCCTGTAGGGTTTGGATCAGGCTGGGCGCCGGATAATTTTGCAGCATGGATGCAGACATGGAACTACACAGCCATCAAAAGCAGTAAAACGACAGCGTGGGCTGGGGCAGACGTTGTAAGTGGAGTACAGAGAGAAGCGGCACAGCCACTGGGACGTCCGTGGGTTCGTATGTGTCCTACTTTGGGAGTTATTAAAAATACTTTTGCAGATAAAACCAACGATTCCCGTTATGATGGGACTTTTGTAACCACTTACAGAGGAAACTGGAACAAAAATGGAACAGGGTTAACAACGGTTCCTGTACTTTATAATGCCAATAATCTGCCTGTACAGCCCGGAGGAGCCATTTTAAGTTTCCTTAATGATGACAGCCAGACTCCTTCTTATCCTTCAGGAGCAGGACAAAGCGGGGTAGGTGCTGGAACTCTGTCAGGAAGAGCAGATTGGGTAATTGCACCGAATGGAATCAGCAGAATTGTATACCCTGGCTTATGGAAAATTGGAACTTATCGTACTGATGATCCGAACGGCTTAGGATATCCGAATGCAGGATTAACCCGTCCATTCAGTGTTGCCAAATTCTCAGAATTCTATTTTATTGCAGCGGAAGCAGCCGTAAAAGGAGCTTCAGGAGCTATGACAGCCAGAGACCTTATCAATGTTATCCGTGCCCGTGCCGGAAAATGGAAATTCAATAATGCCCAAAATACCGCTTATGTAGCAGATAACAGTGTAGCTATGACTGCTGCCACACCTTCTGCAATCACCATCGATTATATTCTTGCAGAAAGATCCCGTGAATATTACGGAGAATTCTACAGATGGTATGATCTGGTGCGTACTCAGAAGTGGGGAGATTATGCCGCCAGTTATCAGATCGGAGGAGCTTCTTATGGAGATCACAATCCGCAGACGGTTACAAGAACGATAAAACCTTTTCATTATCTGAGACCAATTCCTCAGAATCAGATTGATGCTATGGAAGTATCTGCAGATATTAAGGCAAAATACCAGAACCCCGGATACAACTAATTTCATTCTTCATTCATATCAGTAACAGAGTAGGTGTGAAAGCACCTGCTTTGTTTAACTGAATTAAATTTTAAAAAATATGGAAAAAACCTGGCGTTGGTTTGGCAAAAAAGACAAAATAGAACTCAGCACGCTTCGTCAAATAGGAGTAGAAGGAATTGTTTCTGCTCTGCATGATATCCCAAACGGAGAAATCTGGAATCTGGAGGCTATTAATGATTATAAAAACTATATAGAAAGCCACGGACTTCGCTGGTCTGTTGTGGAAAGTCTTCCCGTAAGCGAAGCGATCAAATACGGAGGTGAAGACCGTGACTCTTTAATAGAAAATTATATCACAAGCCTTGAAAATCTGGGTAAAGCAGGCATTACAACAGTTTGTTACAACTTTATGCCTGTTCTAGACTGGGCAAGAACCGATCTCTTTCATGAATGGGAAGACGGTTCATCATCACTTTATTTTGACAAAGCCAAGTTCGCATACTTCGAAATTCATATTCTCAAAAGAGAAGGAGCAGAAAATGATTATAACCCACAGATCCTTCAAAAGGTAGAAGAATTAAAAAATACCTTAACAGAAAAAGATAACAATGCTCTGATAGACTCTGTCATTGTAAAAACACAGGGATTCGTTAACGGAAACATCAAAGAAGGAGATGATAATCCGGTAGCTATTTTCAAAAATTTACTGGCATTGTATGATGGTATAGATAAAAACCAGCTTCGCCAGAACATGAAATATTTCCTTGAAAAAATAATGCCTGTCTGTGAAAAATGGAATATTCAGATGTGTGTACATCCTGATGATCCGCCATTTTCATTACTGGGCTTACCAAGGATAGTAACCAATGAAGAAGATATTGACTGGCTTCTGAAAGCTGTTGATAATCCTCACAACGGATTGACCTTCTGTGCAGGTTCTTTAAGTGCCAACCTTCAGAATGATGTTCCGGAACTGGCTCAGAAATTTGCCCACCGGACTAAATTCGTTCACCTGAGAAGTACAAATGTCTTTGAAAACGGGGATTTCATCGAAGCTCATCATTTGGGAGGAAGAGGAAAGCTCATAGAAGTAATCCGTGTATTCGAAAAAGAAAATCCAGATCTGCCCATGAGAATTGATCACGGAAGACTTTTAACAGAAGATATTGATAAAGGATATAACCCCGGTTATTCATTTTTAGGACGAATGCTGGCATTGGGACAGATAGAAGGAGTAATGGCAGCAGTTCAGTCGGAATTACAGAAAAATTAATCTGCGTTTGTAATAAATAGTAAAAAGTAAAATGAAAGACCTGTTTAGTATTAGGAACAAAGTGGCAGTTATCACAGGGGCTTCAGGCGTTTTGGGAGGTAGTCTTGCTAAAAGTTTTATCGATGCCGGAGCAAAAGTTATCGCATTGGGAAGAAACCAGGAAACACTGAACGCCCGTGTAAAAGAGCTTACAGACTTGGGAGGAGAGGCACTCGCTGTAGAAGCCAATGTGATGGATATTGAAAGCCTTGAAGCCGCCTCAGAAAAAATAAAAGAAAAATATGGCAGGATTGATATTTTGCTCAATATAGCCGGCGGAAATATTCCCACAGCTACCTTATCTCCTGAACAATCATTTTTTGATATGGACATCAAAGGATGGAATGACGTTACTGATCTCAATATCAACGGAACTGTTTATCCAAGTTATGTTTTCGGAAAAGTAATAGCAGAGCAGGGAAACGGAAGCATTATTAATATTTCTTCTATGGCTGCTTACTCAGCTATTACAAGAGTCGCCGGATACTCTGCAGCTAAATCTGCAATTACCAACTTCACACAATGGCTTGCATCTGATCTGGCATTGAAATTCGGAGATAAAATACGTGTTAATGCAGTGGCGCCGGGATTTTTTATTGGTGATCAGAACCGGGCCATTCTCCTGAACCCTGATGGAAGTTTAACCGAGAGAAGCAAAAAAGTAATCGCCAAAACACCCATGCAGAGATTTGGAGAAGTAGAAGAACTGAATGGTGTTATACAGTTTCTATGTTCAGATGCCGCAAGTTTCATCACAGGAGCACTGATTCCTGTTGACGGAGGTTTCAGTGCATTCAGCGGAGTATAAAAAAACTAATTTCTTCATATCCAATGAACAGGACCTTAATGGTTTCATGTAAGGTCCTGTTTTTTAAATGTTGACTTTCTTAAAGTCTGAATACCTAAAGAGAATTAAAATTCTGAATTGTAAAAGTAAATAATGAGTAATTCCATTAAAAATAAAGAAGTTTTCGGAGAATCGTTTTTGCTGGAATCAGCAAAGGCAGAGAATCTGTATTTTGGCTATGCTAAAGATATGCCGATTATCGATTATCACAATCACCTTGAACCGGACGTTATTTCTGCCAATCAGAATTTCCGCTCTCCAACGGCTATTTGGCTGGACGGAGACCATTACAAATGGAGGGCTATGAGAAATTTTGGAGTTCATGAACAGTTTATTTCAGGGCAGGATTCAGACCAGGAAAAGTTTATGAAATGGGCAGAAGTCGTGCCTTATACACTTCGTAACCCATTATTTCACTGGACCCACTTGGAATTAAAAAATCCTTTTGGAATCAGCGAATATTTATCGCCAAAAAATGCAAATGCAGTGTATCATCAGATGAATGAAAGTCTGCAGACCTCTGGTTTTCTGCCACAATCCATTCTTCAGAATTTTAAGGTGGAGGCTTTATGTACCACAGATGATCCTGCTGATGATCTCGTTCATCATAAAGCTTTAAAAGAGAGTGGCTTTAAAACGGCTGTTCTTCCGGCTTTCCGCCCTGATTCCTATATTAATATGATTAACCCTGAACAGTATATTTCAGGAATTAAAAAGCTTGAAAAAGTCTGCGGATTTCCAATTACATCAGCTTATGATCTGTTGAATGCACTCCAGTCCAGAATCAATTATTTTGTGGAAGCAGGGGCAAAAGTAGCCGATCATGGCTTTGAATATTTCCCGGATACTACGAAATGGAATCATAGCCTTGAAAAAGAATTTTCTGAATTCCTTAAGGGGAATCTCTCATCATTTTCCGATCCCGAAGCCTTGTGCGGTTATATGCTGAAAGAGCTTTGCAAAATGTACGCAGAAAAAGATTGGGTGCAGCAATTTCATGTAGGGGCAACCCGAAACAACAATTCAGAAATGTTCAGAAAAATGGGTGCCAATGCAGGTTATGATGCTATTGGAGAACAATATCATGCACAGAGACTGAGCATTCTGCTTGATGAACTCAACACAGAAGGAAAACTGACCAAAACCATTATCTACAATTTAAACCCGGCATTTAACGAAGTTCTGGCAGCTCTTGCCGGAAATTTCAACGAAGGAGGAATCAGATCTAAGGTACAGTTTGGGGCAGCCTGGTGGTTCCTGGATCAGCTTGACGGAATGACAAAACAGATGAATACGCTTTCAAATATTGGATTAATCAGCACTTTTATCGGTATGCTTACCGATTCCCGAAGTCTGTTGTCGTTCTCAAGACACGATTATTTCAGAAGGCTCTTATGCAATCTGTTCGGAAATGAGATGGAAAGAGGTCTCCTTCCCGATGATGAAAAATGGGTTGGAAAGATCATTCAGGATATCTGTTATCACAATACAAAAAATTATTTTGAAATCTAATACCATGCAGGATTTGTCTAAGATATTATGTTTCGGAGAACTGCTTCTCCACTTTGCTCCGGATTCCGAAGGAAACTGGCTCAATGAGCAGTCTCTGAAAATCTATGTGGGCGGAGCTGAATACAATGTAGCGGCAGCACTTTCCCAGTGGGAAAATTCTGTGAAATTGTTAACAGCTTTACCTGAGAATTTTGTTGGAAACCAATTAGAATTTCAACTTAAAAATAAAGGAATAGAAGTTCTGGCAGGAAAAACTCAAGGGAGAATAGGAACATTTTATCTTTCTTCCGATGGAGATATGCAGAATGCTTCGGTGGTTTACGATCGCTTTCCGTCTGTTTTTACCCAATCGGATTTTGAAGCATTCAGTGATGAGGAAATATTTTCAGATGTAAAATGGCTGCATATCAGCACCATCACACCGGC
The window above is part of the Chryseobacterium sp. MA9 genome. Proteins encoded here:
- a CDS encoding SDR family oxidoreductase gives rise to the protein MKDLFSIRNKVAVITGASGVLGGSLAKSFIDAGAKVIALGRNQETLNARVKELTDLGGEALAVEANVMDIESLEAASEKIKEKYGRIDILLNIAGGNIPTATLSPEQSFFDMDIKGWNDVTDLNINGTVYPSYVFGKVIAEQGNGSIINISSMAAYSAITRVAGYSAAKSAITNFTQWLASDLALKFGDKIRVNAVAPGFFIGDQNRAILLNPDGSLTERSKKVIAKTPMQRFGEVEELNGVIQFLCSDAASFITGALIPVDGGFSAFSGV
- the uxuA gene encoding mannonate dehydratase; translation: MEKTWRWFGKKDKIELSTLRQIGVEGIVSALHDIPNGEIWNLEAINDYKNYIESHGLRWSVVESLPVSEAIKYGGEDRDSLIENYITSLENLGKAGITTVCYNFMPVLDWARTDLFHEWEDGSSSLYFDKAKFAYFEIHILKREGAENDYNPQILQKVEELKNTLTEKDNNALIDSVIVKTQGFVNGNIKEGDDNPVAIFKNLLALYDGIDKNQLRQNMKYFLEKIMPVCEKWNIQMCVHPDDPPFSLLGLPRIVTNEEDIDWLLKAVDNPHNGLTFCAGSLSANLQNDVPELAQKFAHRTKFVHLRSTNVFENGDFIEAHHLGGRGKLIEVIRVFEKENPDLPMRIDHGRLLTEDIDKGYNPGYSFLGRMLALGQIEGVMAAVQSELQKN
- a CDS encoding RagB/SusD family nutrient uptake outer membrane protein; amino-acid sequence: MINFNKKLLLGAIFLSLTFTGCNEILDEQPRAIYTADYFNTPDGVNQGFTALYRQLRLLYGNGYFMSNCQNGTDESTWAQSADGNFKELDMSGNGIINSNTFPTSMVWNSVFPYINTANGIIEKGPGFGIAESMISEARFFRGFYYFMLVQTYGGVPLDLGAGELKYNTLPSTTSARSTVPEVYTKTVFADLKKAIENLPASPRVTGGVTKNVARLMLAKAYLTYGWWLQNPNNIPTYPEATRNDPDGHNAQWYFQQAYDIAMEGINNPGPYALQPTFYDVNVGSNDRNTESMLYADHTQSSTYYNESDPVGFGSGWAPDNFAAWMQTWNYTAIKSSKTTAWAGADVVSGVQREAAQPLGRPWVRMCPTLGVIKNTFADKTNDSRYDGTFVTTYRGNWNKNGTGLTTVPVLYNANNLPVQPGGAILSFLNDDSQTPSYPSGAGQSGVGAGTLSGRADWVIAPNGISRIVYPGLWKIGTYRTDDPNGLGYPNAGLTRPFSVAKFSEFYFIAAEAAVKGASGAMTARDLINVIRARAGKWKFNNAQNTAYVADNSVAMTAATPSAITIDYILAERSREYYGEFYRWYDLVRTQKWGDYAASYQIGGASYGDHNPQTVTRTIKPFHYLRPIPQNQIDAMEVSADIKAKYQNPGYN
- a CDS encoding SusC/RagA family TonB-linked outer membrane protein translates to MNRFYFNKSNRAALFFAMTLLPSGIAYSQVKKDTVAKENKIDEVVVIGYGTQRKEAVTGSVATVKGDALREVPSANITQALQGRTAGVDISQTSTKPGAAMQIRIRGTRSLTGDNNPLIVLDGIPFVGSLGDISSSDIKSIDILKDASATAIYGSRGANGVILVTTNRGAKGQRPKFSYNTFTGVQTLFSKYPMMDGPKFAQLRSYAIPAGNTTPLYSNGVDENNSVNTDWQSLYYKPAMMTSHDIGVSGGTEGGNYNVGLSYFKQNALIPVQSYERFALRMAIDQQVGSIFKFGFTTNTNYSISEGNGVNPGAVLGYSPIANPYNPDGSPKRVMSTAGGIDQTWIYTRRNLESLADKYIDETKSFASYNNLYGEASLPIKGLKYRLNVGLDFRTSNSGNYTGVGVFNTNPLGPSAAGKGNNQTYHWVLENLLTYDRTFGKHKVNAVALYSAEENKYTSSYMSAKNVPADFFQYYNLGQSPQADITVRPEDQVYWKTGLLSAMGRIMYTYDNKYMLTATLRADGSSRLAPGNKWHTYPALSLGWNVTNESFMQNIKVINLLKFRAGWGQTSNQAVDPYSTMGRFNVAPYNYGSAGSTGIYGNQPPNPNLGWEYSKTQNYGVDFGILNNRLTGSVEYYKTHTYDLLTQKSLPATSGWTSIVSNVAETENKGLEVSLNGIIFDNPDGFTWEAGVNFYTNKNKILSLASGTPRDVNNLWFVGHNINSLYDYQYIGLWQAGDPYQNILEPGTAADVTGSIKVLYTGGYNADGTPVRAIGPDDRQIFDTAPKFQGGFNMRFAYKNFELSTVGAFQHGGILVSTIYGSASYLNRLTGRGNNVDVDYWTEDNTGAYFPRPGRHLSGDNPKYSSTLAMFDASYLKLRTITLGYNVNKDFLKDLKITSLRIYFTVTNPVVLFSPYHKFSGMDPEPNSFGNENQAVSGYQNRQLVIGTNNPSTRNYLMGLNLTF
- the uxaC gene encoding glucuronate isomerase, coding for MSNSIKNKEVFGESFLLESAKAENLYFGYAKDMPIIDYHNHLEPDVISANQNFRSPTAIWLDGDHYKWRAMRNFGVHEQFISGQDSDQEKFMKWAEVVPYTLRNPLFHWTHLELKNPFGISEYLSPKNANAVYHQMNESLQTSGFLPQSILQNFKVEALCTTDDPADDLVHHKALKESGFKTAVLPAFRPDSYINMINPEQYISGIKKLEKVCGFPITSAYDLLNALQSRINYFVEAGAKVADHGFEYFPDTTKWNHSLEKEFSEFLKGNLSSFSDPEALCGYMLKELCKMYAEKDWVQQFHVGATRNNNSEMFRKMGANAGYDAIGEQYHAQRLSILLDELNTEGKLTKTIIYNLNPAFNEVLAALAGNFNEGGIRSKVQFGAAWWFLDQLDGMTKQMNTLSNIGLISTFIGMLTDSRSLLSFSRHDYFRRLLCNLFGNEMERGLLPDDEKWVGKIIQDICYHNTKNYFEI